The proteins below are encoded in one region of Gemmatimonadaceae bacterium:
- the rpmH gene encoding 50S ribosomal protein L34: MGKPTYRPRNKRRIKTHGFRTRMETKWGREVLSRRRKKGRKRLTVKLPDKYAGA; this comes from the coding sequence ATGGGTAAGCCGACATATCGTCCCCGGAACAAGCGCCGCATCAAGACGCATGGATTCCGCACACGCATGGAAACCAAGTGGGGACGTGAAGTGCTCAGCCGCCGCCGCAAGAAGGGGCGCAAGCGCCTGACCGTCAAACTGCCAGACAAGTACGCAGGCGCATAA